Below is a genomic region from Azoarcus sp. KH32C.
GGGTCTGCCGGTTGGAGTCGCCGGAGGCGACGACGATGCGGTCGAACAGCGAAGTCAGCTTCGTGGTGTTGATGACTTCGATGTCCTTGGCCTTGATGTCTTCGAGAGCGTCGACAACGAGTTTTTCGAGCGTGTGGATGTCCATCAGGTTTTGCAATAGAGGTGGTGCAGCCCAATATAGTCGAGAACCGGATCGGGCAGCAAATAACGGGCGCTGTGTCCGGACCGGATCAGGTCGCGGATCAGCGATGCGGAAATGGCCAGTGGCGTCATGTCGAACGGGACGATCTTTCCCGCCGGCGACTGCCGCAGCACGGCGGGGTCGGTGGCGATGCGGCCGGCGCAGGCGGCATCGAGTTCCTGCGATAGCGTCGCCGGCCAGCGCCGGCCGTGCGGGGCGTAGCCCGGGCGGTTGGCGACGGCGACGTGTGCGAGCTCGAAGAGATCCTGCCAGCGGTGCCAGCCAGGCAGGCCGGCGAAGGCGTCGGCGCCGAGGATCAGCACGAGCGGCCGGGCGGGTCCATGCTGTGCGCGCAGTCGTTCGAGCGTGAGTACGGTGTAGCTGGGGCCCTCCGCGAAGACTTCGCCCGCATCGACCATGAATCCGGCATTGCCGGCGGCGGCGAGTTCCACCATCGCGAGGCGTGCCGAGGCCGGCGACTGGGGCATCCCGCGGTGTGGCGGGGAGCCGGCCGGGATCAGCGCGACCTGTTCGAGCTGCAGCGCTTCGCGCGCCTCTTCCGCCAGGCGCAGATGGCCGAAGTGGATGGGGTCGAAGGTGCCGCCGAGCAATCCCAGCGGACCGGCATCAGTCGCCTGCCGAGGCATCGCGGGGCGGGCCGAAGACGTCGCAGGCGTTGACGTAGAAGCTCGCGAAGACGATCGGGATCACGACCAGCGGGAGCGGCACCGACAGGATCGTCGCGAGGACCGGCGACAGCCGGCCCACGAGCGCCAGCACCATGCTCGGCAGCACCGCGGCGAAGATCGCCAGCGCGATCGAGTACATCAGGAAGGGACGCCAGTTGCGCTGGCAGGCGATGAAGCTGAAAAACATCGCCTTCGGCGCCGGAATCTCCCACCAGCCGGCGAGCACGGGGGCAAACCAGTAGGCCATCATCACCGGCGTGGAGAGCGCGATCGCGACCAGCAGCGCGATCGTGAAGCCGGTGCTGCCGGTCGCTTCAGGATCGATCTTGGCGCCGGTGGTCATCATGCTCAGCAGCGTGCCGCCGTCGGCGACGATCGTGATCCCGAGCACGAGGACACTCGCGACGAGATAGATCGCGCCGATCATCACGAGGGCGGGAAGGTTCTGCTGGAAGCCGGAGAACAGCACGTCGGGGCCGGCCTTGCGCCCTTTGTCGATCGCAAGACAGGTGTTGAGCACGCCGAGCGAGAGCACCGGCATCAAGAGCGATGCGATCGGCTGGCCGATGAAGGGGACGATGCTGACGAGGAGCAGCGTCAGCAGGTAGCCGAAGGACACGAAGGTGAGCAGCGCCGGGTTGCGGCGCCAGAGTTTGAAGCCTTCGCTGAGCCAGGCGAAACCGCGCTGCGAGGGGAGTTGTCGGGCATCCATCGCCGTCACGCCGCGTTGTCGGGGGTGGATCGGGAGTCGGCGGCGGGCGCGAGCAGCGCCGGGCGCGACTCGCCAAAGGTGTCCTTCCAAGCCGCATGCAGCGCGCCGGCCAGCACCGGCACGAGCACGAGGATACCGAGCCCGGCGGGCAGCATCGCGAGCCAGGTGACGATGTAGAGCGTCAGGCCGAGCACGAGGAAGCTGACGAAGTTCGACAGACAGGCCTGGGCCGAGAGCTTCATCGCGTCGAGCGGCGAGACGTTCTGCAGCATCACCAGCGCCGGCGCGAACCACAGCGCCATCAGCAGCAGCACCCACAGCACGGTGAATACGGCCACCGCGAGCATCACGCCGCCCGCGGCGAGACCCACGCCCGCGAAGGCGCCGACGAGCATGCCGGTGAGCGCGGCGCTGCTGCCGACGGCGGCCGCGATCAGCGCGGCGAGCAATGCGCCGAGCAAGTGGAAGCCGCCGATCATCAGCAGGTTGCCGGCGTGGCGACGCACGCCGTCGAAAAGGTGGTCGATGCGCAGCGGTTCGCCCTGGTCGAGCGCGTGCGCGCCGGCGAGCATGCCGGCCGCGAGCACCGGCAGCACCAGCGGCGCCAGTGCCCAGCCGAGCAAGGGCACGATGCCCACCGCGCTCAGCACGACGATCAGGATCAGGGTCTGGATGATCCAGGTGCCGGGGCTGGCGGTGAAGGTCTTCCAGCCCGCGGCGAGCCATTGCAGGGTCTGGGCGGGCGTGACGTGGCCGGCGTGGGGCAGGGGATGCCGGCGGCGATGGTTGTTGGCGGAGGCGTTGGATGTTTCGGTCATGGGTCAGACGGGCAGCGAGTGCGGCTGGGCAATGCGCAGGCGCAGGATGTCTCGGTATTCGGCGGGGGGCTTCACGAGCACCATCTCGCCCGGCTTGGGCAGATGGAAGTCTTCGGCGCGCGACAGCCAGAAACGCAGCGCGGCGGCGCGCAGCATTGCGGACCAGTTCGCGCGTTCGGCATCATCGAAGGGGCGTTCGGAGTGATAGGCGTCGAGCAGCGCCTGGGTGCGCTCGGGATCGAGCTCGCCGTCGGGCGTCGTGCACCAGTCGTTGACGGTGACGGCGACGTCGAAGAGCAGCGCGTCGTGGCCGGCGAAGTAGAAGTCGATCACGCCGCCGATGTAGTCGCCGTCCCACAGCACGTTGTCGCGGAAGAGGTCGGCGTGGATCACGCCCTGCGGCAGGCGCGAGTAGTCGTTGCCGGCCTGGAAGGCGAGTTCGGCGTCGAGCAGCGTGCGTTCTTCGACCGGCAGGAAGGGACGCACGCGCCCGGCGGTCGCGTGCCGCCACGCGGCGCCGCGCGGGTTGTCCTGGCGGCGACCGTAGGACAGGCCCGCGAGGTGCAGGCCGGCGAGCATCGCGCCGACGCGCGCGCAATGCGTCGCGGTCGGGGCCATCTCGGAACGTCCCGACAGGCGCATCACGAGCGCGGCCGGCTTGTCGCTGAGCGTGCCGAGGTATTCGTTGTCGCGGTCGGCGATCGGGCCGGGCACGGGCAGGCCGTGGCGCGCGAGGTGCGCCATCAGGTGCAGGTAATAGGGCAGCTCGGCGCGCGGGATCCCTTCGAACAGCGTCAGGACGTAGCGGCCGAGCGTGGTCGTGACGAAGAAATTGCTGTTCTGGACGCCCGCGGAAATGCCCTGCAGCTCGACCAAGCGGCCGATGGCGTAGTGGCCGAGCCAGTGGGCGAGCGATTCGTGGGCAACCGGGGTGAAGACGGACATGGCAGGGTGAAACGGCAGGTTCAGGAGCCCGGAAGCGGGGCGGGAGTTACCAGGACTTGAGCACCCAGAGCGGCACGGCCAGCGTCGGCATCACGTCCTGGCGGGTCATGACGCCGTTGCCTTCCTGGTCGATCAGGTAGTAGGGCACGCCGTGCGGGGGCGTGACCTTGATCATGTAGAGCTTTCCCGAGATCCGGTATTCCTGCACGGTGTCTTGTCCGCGCTTGATAATCGTGACTTGCGGTTCCGGCGTTTGGTCGGAAGGCATCGGGGGCGGTTCGGGCAGCGGTTCGAGTTTCGGCGGCTGCTGGGCGGCAAGCGGGGTTGCCGCCACCACCATCAGCAGCGCGATCAGCTTGCGGCGCATGGTGTTCTCCTTGTTTGGCGCGGATTTTAGCAGGGACCCGCGTTGCTCGCCCGTCATTAAGATCAAACTCGCATCAAAGGTTGAGCAGCAATTCGTGTTCCTCGGGCAGCGGCAGGAAGCCGCGGTGTTCGTAGTGCTTGAAGATCGCCTCGACGACGTCCTCGGGTTTGTCGATAACCTGGATCAGGTCGAGGTCATCGGGGTTGATCATGCGTTCTGCCACCAGCCGGTCGCGGAACCAGTCGATCATGCCTTTCCAGAAGGGCTCGTGCACGAGGATGATCGGGATCTTGCGGCTCTTGCCGGTCTGGATCAGCGTCAGCGCCTCCATCAACTCGTCGAGCGTGCCGAAGCCGCCGGGCAGCACGACGTAGGCCGAGGCGAAGCGTACGAACATGAATTTGCGCGCGAAGAAATGCTGGAAGGTCTGCGAGATGTCCTGGTAGGGGTTCGAGCTCTGCTCCATCGGCAGCTGGATGTTGAGGCCGATCGAGGGGCTCTTGCCGAAATAGGCGCCCTTGTTGGCTGCTTCCATGATGCCCGGTCCGCCGCCCGAGATCACCGCGAAGCCGGCATCCGACAGCAGGCGGCTGATCTTTTCGGTGAGGATGTAGTACATGTGGTCTGGCGGGATGCGCGCGCTGCCGAAGATCGACACCGCGGGCCGGATCGAGTTCAGCCGTTCGGTCGCCTCGACGAACTCTGCCATAATTCCGAAGATCCGCCAGGACTCGCGCGCGTTGAAGCGCGGCGCGGTACTGCTTGGGGCGCTGTGCGGGATTTTGTCTTTCGCAGTCATTTTGTTCTCGTCGTGTCGTTTTCCGGCTTCTGCGCCGGTATTCATTCGAGGCCCGGCCTGTGCGGCCCGGTTTCGCGCAAGGATTTTTTTTGATGCCTGTCCTGTTGCTCGTCGATGGTTCCAGCTATCTGTATCGCGCATTTCACGCGTTGCCGGATCTGCGCAACTCGAAGGGGGAGCCGACCGGGGCGATCCGGGGCGTGTTGTCGATGCTACGTCGGCTGGAAGCCGACTACAAGGCAGAATTCCGCGCGTGTGTCTTCGACGCCAAGGGCAAGACTTTCCGCGACGACTGGTATCCGGAGTACAAGTCGCACCGCCCTCCGATGCCGGACGACCTGCGCTTGCAGATCGAGCCGCTGCATGAGGCGGTGAAGGCCGAAGGCTGGCCGCTGCTGTGCGTCGACGGCGTCGAAGCGGACGACGTGATCGGCACGCTGACGCGCCAGGCGCTGGAGCGCGGCTGGGAGGTCGTGATCTCGACCGGCGACAAGGATCTGACGCAGCTCGTGCGCCCCGGCGTGAAGTGGGTGAACACGATGAGCGAGGAGGTGCTCGACGAGGCCGGCGTCGCCGAGAAGTTCGGCGTGACGCCCGAGCGCATCGTCGATTACCTGGCACTCGTCGGCGATACCGTGGACAACGTGCCGGGCGTGGAAAAATGCGGGCCGAAGACGGCAGTGAAGTGGCTCACCGAGTACGGCACCTTGGACAACCTCGTCGCGAACGCCGACAAGGTCGGCGGCAAGGTCGGCGAGAACCTGAGGAAGCACCTCGAATTCCTGCCGCTCGGGCGCAAGCTCGTGACGGTCGCGACCGACATCGCGCTGCCGGTCGCGCTGGAAGACCTGCCGGCGCGCGAGGACGACAAGGCGGCGCTGCGCGCGTTGTACGAGCGCTTCGAGTTCCGGGGCTGGCTGCAGAGCCTCGACGGTGCGGCGGCCGCAGCCGCTGCTGGTGCGGGTGCCGCTCCGGGTGCCGTCGCCGCGGCCGCGGAGGATCCTCCGGCGCCGGGCGCACATCGTCAGGGCTATGTCTGCATCGGTGACTGGGAGACGTTCGAGGCTTGGGCCAAGAAGCTCGAGGCGGCCGAACTCGTCGCCTTCGACACCGAGACGACGAGCCTCGATCCGATGGCGGCGCAGCTGGTCGGCATGTCCTTCGCGACCGTGGAGGGTGAGGGGGCCTATCTACCGCTGTCCCATCGCGGCCCCGACCTGCCTCGGCAGCTGCCGCTCGCCGAGGTGCTCGCGCGACTGAAGCCCTGGCTCGAATCGGACGCGCACGCGAAGCTCGGCCAGAACATCAAGTACGACGCGCATGTGCTCGCCAACCACGGCATCCGCCTCGCCGGCATCGCGCACGACACGCTGCTCGAGTCCTACGTGATCGAGAGCGACAAGCCGCACGACATGGATTCGCTCGCGAAGCGGCACCTGGGCATCACGACGATCCCGTATTCGGACGTGTGCGGCAAGGGGGCGAAGCAGATCGGCTTCGACCAGGTGCAACTCGAACGCGCGACCGAATACGCGGCCGAGGACGCCGACGTGACGCTGCGCCTGCATCGCAAGATGTGGTCGGAGCTCGAGGCCGAACCGGCGCTCGCGGCGCTCTATCGCGACATCGAGATGCCAGCGATGCAGGTGCTCTTCGACATGGAGCGCACCGGCGTGCTGATCGACGCCTTCCTGCTCGCGCAGCAGAGCGAGGAGCTGGGGCGCCGGATGATGGACCTGGAACGCGAGGCGCACAATCTCGCCGGTCAACCGTTCAACCTCGCGTCGCCGAAGCAGCTGGGCGAGATCCTATTCGGCAAGCTCGGCCTGCCGGTCGTCAAGAAGACCGCCACCGGCCAGCCTTCGACCGACGAGGAAGTGCTGCAGCAGCTCGCGGAAGACTTCCCGCTGCCGAAGCTGCTGCTCGACCACCGCGGCTTCGCGAAGCTGAAGAGCACCTACGCGGACAAGCTGCCGCGCATGGTCAATCCGAAGACCGGACGCGTGCATACGAGCTTCTCGCAGGCGGTTGCGGTCACCGGGCGGCTCGCGAGCTCTGAGCCGAATCTGCAGAACATCCCGATTCGCACCGCCGAAGGGCGTCGCATCCGCGCCGCCTTCATCGCGCCGCGCGACCACGTGATCGTGTCGGCGGACTATTCGCAGATCGAGCTGCGCATCATGGCGCACCTGTCGGGCGACGCGCGTCTGCTGGAGGCCTTCGCGCAGGGCGAGGACGTGCACCGCGCGACCGCCTCCGAAGTGTTCGGCGTCGCGCCGGCGGAAGTCACGAGCGAGCAGCGTCGCTATTCGAAGGTGATCAACTTCGGCCTCATCTACGGCATGAGCGCGCACGGCCTCGCGAAGAATTTGGGCATCGACCGTTCGGCGGCGCAGGGCTGGATCGACCGCTATTTCGCGCGCTATCCGGGTGTCGCCGACTACATGGAGCGCATCAAGGGCGAGGCGAAGGCGAAGGGCTACGTCGAGACGGTGTTCGGGCGGCGGCTCTATCTGCCGGACATCCGCGCGCAGCAGGTGGGGCGTCGCCAGGGAGCCGAGCGCGCGGCGATCAACGCGCCGATGCAGGGCACGGCAGCGGACCTGATCAAGAAGGCGATGATCGCGGTGCATGGCTGGCTCGGCTCGTCGGGGCTCAAGTCGCGGCTGATCCTGCAGGTCCACGACGAACTGGTGCTGGAAGTGCCGCGCGACGAACTCGATCTGATGCGGCAGGAGCTCCCGGTACACATGGGCGGTGTGGCGGATCTCGCGGTGCCGCTACTCGTCGAGGTCGGGGCGGGGGACAACTGGGATGAGGCGCACTGAGGATCGGCATTGACGCGGCGATCGGCGGGTCAATATCACCGCCTGAGACTTTCCCTTGGCGTTCACCGTTCTCGGCCTTTCCGGTAGCCGGACCTGCGATCCGGCGGCGGCCTTGTATGTCGACGGCCGGCTCGTCGCGGCAGCGGAGGAGGAGCGTTTCCTGCGCGAGCGCCATGCGCGTGGGCGAATGCCGCGCGAGGCGGCGCGTTTCTGCCTCGCGTCGGCAGGAATCGCGCCGGACGAGGTCGATGTCGTCGCGGTCGCGTTGGCGTCTCATGGCGAGTCGGTCGAGGATCGGGCGCGGGTCGAGGCGTTTCTCGGCGACCTGGGCTTCGATGTTGCGCGCACGCCGATCGAATCCGTCAGCTATCTCGATTCGCACGCCGCGAGTGCCTATCACTGCTCGGGCTTCACCGAACGCACGGCGATCCTGGGTCTGACGGAGTCCGGCAGTTTCGTCGGATACGGCGAAGGCGGACGCATCCATCGCCTTCGCGAATCCCCCTATCCGCATTCGCTGTGGGCGCTGTACGGCGCCCTGACTGAGTATCTCGGCTTCGAGATGGGCGACGGCGAGTACAAACTGATGGGGATGGCGCCCTACGGCGATCCGCGCCGCTGCGACCTGTCGCGGCTGGCGCGCTTCGAGGGCGGCGAGTTGGTCGTCGACACCTCGTATGTGAATGTCGCCGATAGCGAGCGCTATGTGGAAGACGGGCGAAGTTACCCGTTTTCGCGCCGGCTCGTCGACTGGCTCGGACCGCCGCGGCGCGGCGATGCGGCCGACGAGCCCTACGTGCATTACGCGGCGGCCACGCAAGCGCTTTTCGAGGTGCTCGTGCTGCGGATGATCGACCACGACCTCGGCGACATCCTGCGTGAGACGGGGCGGATCGCGTTCGCGGGGGCGGGGGCGCTCAACGTCAAACTGAACCAGCGCGTCGTCGCGCGGGGGGACGTCCGAGAGCTTTTCGTGCAACCGGCGGCGGGCGATGCCGGGGCGGCGCTCGGGGCTGCGGCGGCGGTGTCGGCAAAGCGCGCCGTCGCGGTCGAACGCATGGAGCATGTCTATCTCGGGCCGCGCCATACGAACGGGGATGTGATCGCGGCGTGCATCGCTCACCCGGCGCGGCCACGATGGCAGATGCTCGACGACGTTCCTGGTCGCGTCGCGCGGCTGCTCGCCGACGGGCATCCGGTGGCGTGGTTCCAGGGGCGCATGGAGTTCGGGCCGCGGGCGCTGGGGGCGCGCTCGATCCTCGGTTGTCCGAGCGTTGCCGGGGTGGCTGACCGCATCAACGAGCAGATCAAGTTCCGCGAACGCTGGCGGCCCTTCGGGCCGGCGATGCTGGATCGCGTCGCGCCGCAGATGCTCGCGGGCGTGCATCTGGCGCCCTTCATGACGCTGACCTTCGACGTCGCCGATTCGTGGAAGTCGCGCGTGCCGGAAGTCGTGCACGAGGACGGCACGGCGCGCGCGCAGGTCGTGCGGCGCGAGCTGCATCCGCGGTACTACGCGCTGATCGAAGAGCTCGAAAAGCTCACCGGCAACGGCGTCGTGCTGAATACGTCGCTCAACCGCCGGGGCGAGCCGATCGTGTGTTCGCCGCAGGATGCGCTCGACATGTTCTTCGGCTGCGACCTGCGCTACCTCGTGATGGAGGATGTGCTGGTCGAGAAGGGCTGAGACTTCAGGCGGAGAGCGCGAACTCCGCGCGCCGGATCGGCGGGTGCTTCGGCGTGTTCTTGAGGTGCATCTTCCACAGCACGCCGACCAGCGTGTCGCCGTAGGACACGGCCTTGCGCGGCAGGGTCAGCGGGTCGTCGGCCGAGGTCGCCGGCGCGCGCAGGCAGGTCGTCGCGCAGGTGTAGCCCGCTTCGGCGACGGCTTCGACGGCGCGGATGTCGTGGCTGCCGTAGGGGTAGCAGAAGTGCGGCACGGATTCGCCCAGCAGGTCTTCGAGCATCGATTTGCAGTCCGTGACTTCGCGCCGGATGGTCGCGGTGTCCTGCTCGGCGAGCTTCACGTGATTCACCGAATGGCCGCCGAAGTCGCAGCCTTCACGGCGCAGCTGGCGGATGCGCTCGGCGTTCATCAAGGGCGGGGTGTCGCGGCCGTCGCGTGCGAACCATTCCGACGGCTTGCCGATCAGCCCGGTGATCAGATAGACCATCGCCGGAAACTTGTAGCGCTGCAGGATCGGCCACGCGTGTTCGTAGAAGTTCTCGTAGCCGTCGTCGAAGGTGAGCGCTACGGCACGTTCGGGGATCGCCATCTCGCCCTTCACGCAGGCCAGCACCTCGTCCATCGACAGCACCCGGTAGCCGAAGCGGTGCAGCCAGGCCATCTGCGCGGCGAAGCGGTCGACGCGGCAATAGGTCGAGCGGTGGGCCTTCATCGGCGCGAAGTCGCCGATCTGGTGGTACATCAGGATGTTGATGCCGTGGCTCATGGCGGTGACGGGCGGTGGTCAGGTTCGCATTCTCGCACGGAGCGGCGTGCGTCCGTTTCAGCGACCGACGAGCCGCGTGTAGAGTTCCTGGTAGCGCGCGAGGATCGCCGCCTCGCCGAAGTCGTCGGTGACGCGGCGCACGCCCTGCGCGACGAAGGCGGTTCGCACGGCGGCGTCGCTGAGCAGGCTCTCGATGCCGGCGGCGAGTGCTTCCGGGTCGTCGCAGGGGACGATCCAGCTGTCCTCGCCGTGACGGGCGATCTCGCGCGCGCCGCGAAAGGCGGTGGCGACGAGCGGCTTGCGGTAGGCCCAGGCTTCGAGCACCACGTTGCCGAGCGTCTCCTCGTCGCGCGACGGGAAGACGACCGCGTCCGCGAGGTGGAACCACTGGGCCGGCTCGTGCTGCCAGCCGGCCCAGACGATGCGGTCCATGATGCCGAGTTCGCGCGCCTGCGTTTCGAGGGCCTCGCGCAGCGGGCCGTCGCCCATCAGGATCAGGCGCGGGCGGCGGTCGGCGATCTCCGCGGGGAGACGCGCGAAGGCCGCGAGCAGCGTTGCGTGGCCCTTGACCTTCACGAAGCGCCCCGGATGCAGCAGCAGCCAGTCGTCGTCGCGTGCGCCAATCTGCGTGCGCAATGCCGCGACCTTTTCGGCGTCGACGGGAATGGGCGCGTCCGCAAAATTCGTGATGTGATGGACGCGCTCTGCGGGCAGGCCGTGCTGGATCATCCAGTCGCACAGGCCCTTGGTGTTGCCGATCCAGGCGTGGGCGTGGCGGAAGGGGTGCAGCGCGTAGTAGCCGCCGAGGCGCGCGACGTGGATCTGGCCGCGGCCGGGCTTGAGGTGGGTCAGGCGCGAGGCGCGGCCCATGTAGGTCTGCACGATCGGCATGCGGCTCGCGCGCGCGTAGGCGCTGACCTGCCAGCGCGAGAGCGGGTCCCAGACGGTGCGCATCGGCAACTCGTGCGTCGGGATGCCGGCGAGGTGGTGCGTGGCGAGGTCGCCGCCGCTACGCACGAGCGCCTGCACCGGCAAGCCGGCGCGCTGCATGGCGCGCAGGAAGCGCACGAACCAGCGTTCGGCGCCGCCCATTTCGCGGCTGCCGATGATGTGGAGCGACGGAATCGTCATGGGGTTCGGTTCCCGAGAACTTGCTGGTAGACGGCGAGGTTGCCCTCAACCATCGCGTCGATGGAAAACTCCGCGAGAATGCGGGCGCGGCCGGCTTCGCCGAGCCGGCGCCGCAGTGCGGGATCGGCGAGCAATTGCCGCAGCGCGCCGCCGAGCGCGGCGACGTCCCCGGGCGGGATCAGCAGGCCGGTGACGCCGTCGGCGACCGCTTCGGGCAGTCCGCCCGCGCGGCTCGTGACAATCGGCACGCCAGCGGCGGACGCCTGCAGCAGCGCGATCCCCAGTCCTTCCATGTCGGCCGGGTGGGCGAGGATGTCGGCACCGCCGAGCCAGCGCGGCAGGTCGTTGCGGAAGCCTGCGAGGCGCACGCGATCGGCGAGGCCGCGGGAGGCGATCTCGGCGCGCAACTCGGCTTCGAGCGGCCCCTTGCCGAAGAGCACGGCGTGCAGCGTCGGAAACTCGGCGAGCAGCGGCGGCAATGCTTCGAGCAGATAGCGGTGACCCTTGCGCGGGATTAGCTGCGCCGCCATCGCGATCGTCAGCGTGTCCGCCGGCAGGTCGAATTCGCGGCAGAAGGCGGCGCGGTCGACCGGGGCTAGCCAGGGCGTTGCGTCGAGCGCGCTGCGCACGCAGGTGACCTTCTCGGGCGCGAGTCCTTCGGCGAGGAGCACCTCGCGGATACCTTCCGAGATCGTGATCACATGATCGTAGAGCCGGTACTTGAGCGCGACGAGCCAGCGCGGCTCGGGGTTGTCGACGCGGCGCGACAGCACGCAGGGTACGCCGGTCATCCGTGCCGCAATGCCGCCCCACAGGTCCGCGCCCCGGCGGCTGTGCAGATGCACGACGTCGGGCTTATGCGCGCGGATCTGCGCGGCGAGGCGGCCTGCGAGGCCGAGGTCGGCGTCGCCGCCCATCGCCATTGGCACGACGGTCGCGAAGGGTGCGGCAGCCGTCGCGATGTCGCTGCCGGCCGGGCAGGCGAGGACGTTGTCGACGCCGCGCGCGCGCAAGCCTTCGAGGATGAACACGACTTGGCGCGCGCCGCCATAGAAGTGCTTGCCGGCCTCGACGTGCAAGACCTTCACGCGCCGGCTCCGGCGGCGATTGCGAGACGCGCTTCGGCGAGCGCGCGATCGGCGCTGATGTCGCGCAGGCAGGTGAAGGCGCCGTTGCAGGTCGGGCTGCGCTTGCAGGGCGAGCAGGACAGGCCCAGCCAGATCACGCGAGCGTTACGGCGCCCGGTGTCGAGGTAGGGCCGCGTCGAGCCGAAGATCGACACCGTCGGCCGCGCGAAGGCGATGCCCATGTGCGTGAGGCCGGTGTCGACGCCGATCACGAGGCCGGCGTGTTTGACGATCGCGGTCGCCTCGGGGAGCTTGGTCGCACCCGCGAGGTTGAGGATGCCGGTGCCGGGCGCGGCGATGCGGGCGGCGGCGTCGCGGTCGCCGGGGCCGCCGAGGATCACCGGCGTGAGTCCCAGCTCAGTCGCGACCTTTGGCCCCAGCGCCTGCCATGCGTCCTCGAACCAGTGCTTCTGCGGGCGCGT
It encodes:
- a CDS encoding BPSS1780 family membrane protein, whose product is MDARQLPSQRGFAWLSEGFKLWRRNPALLTFVSFGYLLTLLLVSIVPFIGQPIASLLMPVLSLGVLNTCLAIDKGRKAGPDVLFSGFQQNLPALVMIGAIYLVASVLVLGITIVADGGTLLSMMTTGAKIDPEATGSTGFTIALLVAIALSTPVMMAYWFAPVLAGWWEIPAPKAMFFSFIACQRNWRPFLMYSIALAIFAAVLPSMVLALVGRLSPVLATILSVPLPLVVIPIVFASFYVNACDVFGPPRDASAGD
- the nadD gene encoding nicotinate-nucleotide adenylyltransferase; this translates as MPRQATDAGPLGLLGGTFDPIHFGHLRLAEEAREALQLEQVALIPAGSPPHRGMPQSPASARLAMVELAAAGNAGFMVDAGEVFAEGPSYTVLTLERLRAQHGPARPLVLILGADAFAGLPGWHRWQDLFELAHVAVANRPGYAPHGRRWPATLSQELDAACAGRIATDPAVLRQSPAGKIVPFDMTPLAISASLIRDLIRSGHSARYLLPDPVLDYIGLHHLYCKT
- the polA gene encoding DNA polymerase I: MPVLLLVDGSSYLYRAFHALPDLRNSKGEPTGAIRGVLSMLRRLEADYKAEFRACVFDAKGKTFRDDWYPEYKSHRPPMPDDLRLQIEPLHEAVKAEGWPLLCVDGVEADDVIGTLTRQALERGWEVVISTGDKDLTQLVRPGVKWVNTMSEEVLDEAGVAEKFGVTPERIVDYLALVGDTVDNVPGVEKCGPKTAVKWLTEYGTLDNLVANADKVGGKVGENLRKHLEFLPLGRKLVTVATDIALPVALEDLPAREDDKAALRALYERFEFRGWLQSLDGAAAAAAAGAGAAPGAVAAAAEDPPAPGAHRQGYVCIGDWETFEAWAKKLEAAELVAFDTETTSLDPMAAQLVGMSFATVEGEGAYLPLSHRGPDLPRQLPLAEVLARLKPWLESDAHAKLGQNIKYDAHVLANHGIRLAGIAHDTLLESYVIESDKPHDMDSLAKRHLGITTIPYSDVCGKGAKQIGFDQVQLERATEYAAEDADVTLRLHRKMWSELEAEPALAALYRDIEMPAMQVLFDMERTGVLIDAFLLAQQSEELGRRMMDLEREAHNLAGQPFNLASPKQLGEILFGKLGLPVVKKTATGQPSTDEEVLQQLAEDFPLPKLLLDHRGFAKLKSTYADKLPRMVNPKTGRVHTSFSQAVAVTGRLASSEPNLQNIPIRTAEGRRIRAAFIAPRDHVIVSADYSQIELRIMAHLSGDARLLEAFAQGEDVHRATASEVFGVAPAEVTSEQRRYSKVINFGLIYGMSAHGLAKNLGIDRSAAQGWIDRYFARYPGVADYMERIKGEAKAKGYVETVFGRRLYLPDIRAQQVGRRQGAERAAINAPMQGTAADLIKKAMIAVHGWLGSSGLKSRLILQVHDELVLEVPRDELDLMRQELPVHMGGVADLAVPLLVEVGAGDNWDEAH
- a CDS encoding carbamoyltransferase C-terminal domain-containing protein; translation: MAFTVLGLSGSRTCDPAAALYVDGRLVAAAEEERFLRERHARGRMPREAARFCLASAGIAPDEVDVVAVALASHGESVEDRARVEAFLGDLGFDVARTPIESVSYLDSHAASAYHCSGFTERTAILGLTESGSFVGYGEGGRIHRLRESPYPHSLWALYGALTEYLGFEMGDGEYKLMGMAPYGDPRRCDLSRLARFEGGELVVDTSYVNVADSERYVEDGRSYPFSRRLVDWLGPPRRGDAADEPYVHYAAATQALFEVLVLRMIDHDLGDILRETGRIAFAGAGALNVKLNQRVVARGDVRELFVQPAAGDAGAALGAAAAVSAKRAVAVERMEHVYLGPRHTNGDVIAACIAHPARPRWQMLDDVPGRVARLLADGHPVAWFQGRMEFGPRALGARSILGCPSVAGVADRINEQIKFRERWRPFGPAMLDRVAPQMLAGVHLAPFMTLTFDVADSWKSRVPEVVHEDGTARAQVVRRELHPRYYALIEELEKLTGNGVVLNTSLNRRGEPIVCSPQDALDMFFGCDLRYLVMEDVLVEKG
- a CDS encoding DUF2782 domain-containing protein, whose product is MRRKLIALLMVVAATPLAAQQPPKLEPLPEPPPMPSDQTPEPQVTIIKRGQDTVQEYRISGKLYMIKVTPPHGVPYYLIDQEGNGVMTRQDVMPTLAVPLWVLKSW
- a CDS encoding homoserine kinase, whose protein sequence is MSVFTPVAHESLAHWLGHYAIGRLVELQGISAGVQNSNFFVTTTLGRYVLTLFEGIPRAELPYYLHLMAHLARHGLPVPGPIADRDNEYLGTLSDKPAALVMRLSGRSEMAPTATHCARVGAMLAGLHLAGLSYGRRQDNPRGAAWRHATAGRVRPFLPVEERTLLDAELAFQAGNDYSRLPQGVIHADLFRDNVLWDGDYIGGVIDFYFAGHDALLFDVAVTVNDWCTTPDGELDPERTQALLDAYHSERPFDDAERANWSAMLRAAALRFWLSRAEDFHLPKPGEMVLVKPPAEYRDILRLRIAQPHSLPV
- a CDS encoding BPSS1780 family membrane protein, whose protein sequence is MTETSNASANNHRRRHPLPHAGHVTPAQTLQWLAAGWKTFTASPGTWIIQTLILIVVLSAVGIVPLLGWALAPLVLPVLAAGMLAGAHALDQGEPLRIDHLFDGVRRHAGNLLMIGGFHLLGALLAALIAAAVGSSAALTGMLVGAFAGVGLAAGGVMLAVAVFTVLWVLLLMALWFAPALVMLQNVSPLDAMKLSAQACLSNFVSFLVLGLTLYIVTWLAMLPAGLGILVLVPVLAGALHAAWKDTFGESRPALLAPAADSRSTPDNAA
- a CDS encoding TIGR00730 family Rossman fold protein → MTAKDKIPHSAPSSTAPRFNARESWRIFGIMAEFVEATERLNSIRPAVSIFGSARIPPDHMYYILTEKISRLLSDAGFAVISGGGPGIMEAANKGAYFGKSPSIGLNIQLPMEQSSNPYQDISQTFQHFFARKFMFVRFASAYVVLPGGFGTLDELMEALTLIQTGKSRKIPIILVHEPFWKGMIDWFRDRLVAERMINPDDLDLIQVIDKPEDVVEAIFKHYEHRGFLPLPEEHELLLNL